Below is a genomic region from Brassica oleracea var. oleracea cultivar TO1000 chromosome C9, BOL, whole genome shotgun sequence.
CAATCGGTCAAGCAGACATCAAAAGAAAGATCCCAAAAAAGATGATGAGACAAACCCTGAAGCAGATAATGAGGACTTGTATGTGGAGCGTATTCGCCTTGAGAATACACAATTGAGGTGCCCCCACCTTGCTTCTTGTGCTATTTCTGGAAACTGTATATATAATAAATTAATAAATGGCTTTTCTCTTGATGAAATTCAGCGTTAAGAGTTTCTTGAGCAAGCTCACGATACAAGAGCCTACATTTGATAGAATGATTGTTGTGTATAGGTAAGGGTTTATGTGTCTTCTTGTTTCATTCCCTTTGTGAATATTGTGGTTCAAGAAGGATATATGATGTTGCAGGCGTGCCAGCTCTAAAACAAATCTAGAACGAGGAATTTACGTCAAGCATTTCAAAAACATTCCTATGGCCGACATGGAGATTGTGCTTGTAAGTGTCTCTCTTCTTTCTCTATGCATATGCGAGCAATAACATCTACTACGTCTATTTTGCAGCCTGAGAAAAGAAATCCTGGACTGACTCCAATGGATTGGGTCAAATTTCTGATATCTGCCGTAGTTGGTCTGGTTGGTCTCCTCCTTCTTTTCCTATTTGTATCGTATGTCTCTTTATTGGTCGACTTTCTCTACAGGTTGCCGTGGTCACTTCAGTTGAGATGCCGAAAGCAGACCCATGGGTAATCTTTGCAGTTCTCTCCACAGTGGTTGGTTATTGTGCCAAAACATACTTCACTTTAAGTGTTTTCTATTTTCTCCTTTTCCCTTCATTCTTGTGTGTTAGTTAGTCTTACCGCAGACTTGTTTTACTTCAGTTTCCAGCAGAAGATGGCGACGTACCAGAACCTGGTAACGCAGTCAATGTATGATAAACAATTAGACAGCGGGAAGGGAACGCTATTACACTTGTGCGATGACGTTATTCAGCAAGAAGTAAAAAGTTCATGAATCTTAAAGTCTTATTCATGCCTTTAGAATAGGAGAACACAGCCTAACTTGGGTTACACTACACGCGCAGGTAAAAGAGGTGATGATTTCCTTCTACATACTAATGGAGCAGGGGAAAGCTACCTTGGAGGTACATAATACCAATTTTTACTCTTTTGGTATTGTCTGTTATCATTAGCGAGTGATGACTTGAGTTAGTGTTGAATAGGATCTGGATCTGAGATGTGAGGAACTGATAAAGGAAGAGTTTGGTGAGAGGTGTAACTTTGATGTGGACGATGCAGTTCAAAAGCTAGAGAAGTTGGGGATCGTTGCCCGTGACCCCATTGGAAGGTACTACTGCATAGGGCTGAAGCGAGCCAACGAGATCATAGGGACCACCACCGAGGAGCTTGTCCTTAAGGCCAAACAGGGCGTCACCCCTTCTTGAACTCTTACTACCTTCTCTTCTCTTCTTTAACATTTGTTCTCTACTCATTTCGCTAAAACTCAAAGTGACGAATGTTTTGTCGGTTGTTTACAAAATCCAAATGCAACAAATCAATTCACCGTAAATAATTGTCTGATATGAACGCATGCAATATACAATATTGAACTATATTGATACGGGGCAAGCCTGAAGAATTTTTAAGGAAGACCTACAAAATGTCTCTATTCCCAGGCTACAGATAGCTCAGCGCGTCTATGTATATATATCACCTAGGTACTGTTGTCCTCTCCCATGAGATCAGGTTACTCTAGAAACCAAATATAAGTGGGTCGACAAATAACCCACAACCAACTGAGTTATACATAAGACCTGCTGACTGTCGATTAACACAAGAAGTTGACTTCGTCAAAATTGAAACAAAGGCATACGTACATGGACTCCAGCAATGTCAGGTCGACAAAACAAGAAATACTCATGTAGTTTGTCCAAAATATATGATAATATGATTTCACAAAAAATGCAACTGACCTTGTAATCTTGATTGATTTAGACTAGAACTGACAGTCTCTAAACTCTAAATATAACCATGGCTGCCAAACATAACAAATTAGGAAGTCACCAACTAACAAGCATAAGCAAAACTGATAGTGATGAGAAAGTCACAGGAGCTTACATTCGGGAAAGTTGGATCTCTTCAAGGAGCAACAATCTAGTTTTGTTAACGTTGGTGAACCAAAGGCAAATATGAGTGGTGATCCTATTGTCTTGACAGCTCCACCGCATTCAGCAAGGTGTGGAATTGATCATTGATGCTCCAGTCAATGCCGAGAGATCTGACTCCTCAACTGTTGGTGAGAAATAAGTTCCATCTCATAACTAGTGCTATTGACACAGACTCATCAATTCCCTTAACTTATGCAGGATGATGGGGTGGTCCTGTTGGATATGTATACCAAAAGGCTTATCTAGAGTTCCTCTGCTCAAAGGACAAGTTAGATGCAGTTTTTGAGATATGCAAAGCTTTGCCATGCGTAGCTGCGACGAACAAAGGAGCAAAGTAGGTATCAAATACTGCTCAATCTGATGTGAATGCCGTTACTTGTGGAGTTTTCCCGGCAAAGGAAATTATTCAACCAACCATTGTTGATCCTGCTAGCTTCAAACTCTGGAAAGATGAAGCGTTTGAGACTTGGCTAACTTGTACACA
It encodes:
- the LOC106315382 gene encoding uncharacterized protein LOC106315382; its protein translation is MSSLLLSRLSRLRLRKPPALGVFFFLAEHSNDRQEFLKLCKRIEYTVRAWYNLQFEDLMQLYSLFDPVHGAQKLQQQNLTSQEIDVLEQNFLAYLFQVMDKSNFKITTDDEIEVARSGQYLLNLPIKVDESKLDKKLLKRYFEEHPHENLPDFSDNYVIFRRGIGMDKTTDFFFMEKLDVIISRIWSCFLKITWLDKLRANRSSRHQKKDPKKDDETNPEADNEDLYVERIRLENTQLSVKSFLSKLTIQEPTFDRMIVVYRRASSKTNLERGIYVKHFKNIPMADMEIVLPEKRNPGLTPMDWVKFLISAVVGLVAVVTSVEMPKADPWVIFAVLSTVVGYCAKTYFTLSQKMATYQNLVTQSMYDKQLDSGKGTLLHLCDDVIQQEVKEVMISFYILMEQGKATLEDLDLRCEELIKEEFGERCNFDVDDAVQKLEKLGIVARDPIGRYYCIGLKRANEIIGTTTEELVLKAKQGVTPS